CCCCGTGGCCAGGAAGAATTAAAGTGGTTCGTAGCAATATGTGTTCTCAACGGTTTTTATTCTTGTTGGCAAACTTTAGTGCTgtattgttatttatatttgcTTCCAATCTATGTTTGGGTAGAATGTGTGAACATGCTAGAGTTGGTCGGTGCTTTGTGTTAAGGGCGTTATATTTACTGTGGGGATTTAATGAACATGCTTACTCACATGCCATATATATGATGAAATGCTTCCAAACTAAGGTTTCATAATGGGTTGATGGTTGAATTTGTGATGCTATAGTAACTATACCTGTTGGTTTTCATGTTTGCATCTGAAGTAACTTAACAAAAACAAggttcaaaagataaaaaaaaagcgtagaacttttttttgttattatttactgTCAATAATATTACCAGCGGACATCTGGTTTTCGGATACTGATTATATTTGTGTGCTTAATGTGTAAGGTTACCATATTTTCGGAACAACAGGATATCAAACCAGTGAGGCATcaatgttgttgtttgattggtTTGATTACGGGTTATCCAACTATCTTTGGCTTATAGTTTGGTTCTTATAACATTAGTATTATGTGAAACTATATAGCACGGGAAGATTCATTGCGTTGTTATTCTTAAGAATGTCCAACCAAAGCGTTTAGTTTCGAAGAGATGagtttttttggtttgaaactGTCATATTGATAGTAATTTGTTTTTGGATGTTGACAGTGAGGAAAAAGGTGACTGTGTATCTGAATCCAAACCTGAATGGGTTATCTTCAATTTGGAAGACATGGTGTTAGGAAGATCATTAGATCTAGAGATATCAGTTATGATAATGTTGTGGTAAACCCACTCCTGTTTGCTTCCCAAGGGCTTCGTTACAAGAGGAAGCTCCAAGTCATCCTTACAACtgtaaatatttatctttagttGTGATGCTTGTTTAATGGGATTccatttaattcaattttctgAAAGTTTATATTTCCAATTTACAGGACATAGATAAGCTGGGAAAGGCAGGTGATACTGTCAAAGTTGCCCCTGGATATTTTCGCAACCACCTAATGCCTAAGCTCCTTGCTTTCCCTAACATCGATAAGTTTGCTTATCTTCTCAACGAGCAGCGCAAGGTGTGTTTTTTTTCCATTAATCTCTGTTTTACTTACTTTTATGTGCTACTTCCTGGTCAATGCCATTCATCATTAGATAAACTGATTTccactttcaattttatttagtttactATGTTCTggaataaacttttaaattcatGATATGATAATGCTGTAGATATCTCATCCTTATAAGACAACTGTGTCCTTAACATTTCTTTCTCTGTTTATGTGAATGCGTGTGGTTCATGTTGTCAATATTTTAAGCTTTTCTTGGTGCATAGGCAGTCTACATAACTTTCTTCTCTGTATTCACCATTTGgaagttttatgttttaaatgattcAGATCTATCAACCAACTgaggaagaaaaacaagaagATCTCACTGTAGTTAAAGAATCGAAGGAAGATAAGATGAAAGATTATGAAAGAGCTGCACTACGTCTTGATAAAGCTAAGCTGGTTTGTAGTCTACTCTTTAAAGCTTTTCATTGCTGTTTTAGACTATTTCTGCTATCCTTGGGGAAATTAACTtcattttctataatatttgCTGATAATACAGGTTACTgctcttacatttttttatgcATTACTAATTAAAACCTCAATTTAGACTATGTTTTGTGATTATAGTGAAGATTTTATTTGCTgagtttcaaaaatagaaatgtATAGTTGATAATTTCATagtatttcattttaaaactaGCTAGTtgatatttaagtttttaatatggGCCTGGATGTGATGATCTAATAGGTCTTGCGGAGGTTAATTGATGTTCAAAAGGCCAAGTCACGTGAATCCAAAGCTGACCCCTTGGAATTACGTTTTGCTGTGACAAAAGACAATCTTGTGGCTGAGGTaatatttgttctttttctttgtagTTGAAATGTTTTGCTGAtaagtaaaaagttaaaaataagagTATCGTCTGTTAGAGTGTATACCCTTGTCAATATTCAGAAATAGAGAATGATTGTTAGATATCgggataatattttataatattattattgcatcttaaaaatattttggaatatCGACCACTGATGAATGGTTTTCACTTTTCATGATGTGTTTCCTTATTGAATTAGGATTTGAAGTCTAATATCAGTGTAAACAGGAATTAATACTGTcttttatttcatcaaatagttttctattttctcctttctttctttgcCTTCACTTAATTTTAACAactaacttttttatattgCAGTTTCTGagatatttttaatgtttaccCTACTACTTATCTTGCCATGGTACTAAAACTAGGGAGAGAGATCTACTTGTTCTTTTATCAATGAAATAGGGTCCGTTTAAGTATACAGGAAAGAGTaatgttaaaaagaaaagaagcaaaAGTAATATGACTGTTGGAAATGACGAATTCCTctaaaaataatctttatttgCCACGTGAAGAATTTCTATGAAAATAATTCTCATTTGCGACTCAAATGTCTAATAGCTATGCACAGATCTTGCTGGTCGTTGTCTCTAACATCCTTCCTTATTCTCAAACTGAAGGAATCCATGTTTGTCCTAGGTCTTATGTAACAGTGCTAGAGTTGAAGGGAATTTTAATATGCTTTTGTATTAATAAGAAGAGAATAGGGTCTGAAACAGCAATCAAAAAACTATTTTGAcagcaacaaaaaaaaaaacagaacaatGAAACAGTGGCTGCAGAGGTCATAAGCTCTGGGATGTCAATTTGGGAGAGAGCCATTCCTGAAAAGGAATTTCCAGAAAGAGAGGTTAGGTAAGAGAAAAGGGGACAAAGAGAATGGTCAAAGAAAAAGATTGCAGAGAGAAGGGTCATACCACACACGTTCTCATTGAATGAATCCACACAATTTTATGCTCTCTCTCCTCATACGTGAACTTTTGtgcaaatctttattttctgtaCTGCTTGCCACATGACTATCACCTTTAACCAATTCTCTCACTCTCTTTGGATCATTCTTCACGGGTGTTAcatctttgtatttcttttgcaaaccatatttaatttaattaaacattagTGTCTTATCACCAAACTAGGATCTATTTCAAAGAAAATCATATTTAGATCAAATGTCTGAAATTACCAAAATGTATGCCAAATGTTCATTCCTAGAAGGGTACgcttctttcttccttttacttcttttttcttcattctttctATGCTACtgacttttatatattattctaatttaagGTGGCGAGACAACTCTGCGTGAACATTGCACCCGATAACCTGCATCTTCCATCACCTTTATCGACGTTGGGAGAATATGAGGTGCCACTGCGATTACCAATATCCATCCCCCTGCCAGAGGGCAAGCTTAATTGGAGTTTGAAAGTTAAAATCAGGAGTAAATAAATCACTCTCTTGTGGAATTCCGTTCACAGGGGATGAAATTATTGCTTTGTGCTGATAGTCATCAAATTAAACCCGGGGATTAAAAGAGTTTgacatgtttttatttatagaaaacatAAATGTTGACACATTTAACAATGTCTTTTCCATATTCTGTTATGACTGAGTGAAATCTCATGTTCTTTGACACTCCTTTACATAAAGTTAGCTCGTTGTcaaattgattttttgtttATCTATCACTTCCAATCTATGAACAGATCATTCAACTTCAAATTAGAGTCCTTAGGGGTTGGGGCtggtttggaagtgataaatgTAATGTCTTGGAGACGTAGCGGAGTATACATCCTTTGGCTCAGCGAATACCGATGGAAGACGTGGATATTTCCAACCCTAAAATGTACATCAAATCTGAGTACTTTTATAAGTTAAAGCATTTTCGTAAGAGGGCTGCGCTTTGTGTATTTGACTCTTGCTAGGACAAGATATTGTTACGCATTTTGGGTATTAGAAGAGCCAACTAATACTACATTGTTTAGTTCTGACACTTTCAAAAGGTTTACATATAATACCTCTTCATATACCCGAAGTGGGTAGGAAAAGTGATGGGTCTTGTACGCATAAAGTTGTGGTTCTCATTTCAGCTTTCTATGTATGTCCTTGTTCTTTTTCCCGTGTGCATAAGGAGGTTCATGTCCTTTGTaccatttgtttttttttttctctgtattTGGATGATATACATATTTGGAGTCTTATCCATATTTTCTTGTTATCGGTGACCGTTGGTTTGTACGACGTTTTGCTTTTGCGTTGCATGAAGGTTGACTTGTGGGACCCTTGGCTTTCATGATAACATGAACATTGCTTCTCCTTTCTCTATTACATGCATCCGTCTCTTTTGTTACCTAGTGAGTGTTCACTTTCCATAAATAGATATCTCTTCTATCTTTAATCATGACTCTTTTTTATCGTTAATTCTTGTGATCTTTGGTTCCACTTGTTTTTGTATCCCGAGGAGTTTATGTAATATACTACAGAGGACATCGTTCATTCATGTCTTAGAAAACCACATTGTCTATAATATCTTCTGACGTTTGCTATGATTTTAAGGACCTGGGACTAACAAGACAGACATCATGAACATTGACACTAACATTACACCAAGGAAGCCAAACACTGTTGCTACAACTCAGATTGATTGTTTCATTGGTCAAAAGTTTTTATGCTGGCATGAACGTATGTATGCTTTGTTGGACATCTGTGGAATGGATTTCACTCTTGCGACTTCCAAATCCAACTTCAGTACTTTTGCAAAAGTATATTGTACACTAGTTACACGTGAATAAAGTATGTCATGACACTTTGTTTAGTGCATTATCTAACAATATGTGCGATGTGAATTGCTCTTACAAGGAAGTCAAATGTATTTGGTGAAGATGTGGTCGATAATGATTTGTTATTAAAAACTATTATTGTTGGAAAATGATAGAAGATAAGAACATTAATATACAAATCAATGAATATCATAagctattaaaaaatattaaagaaaagaacatgatcctacttgatgaatttgtttcaaaaattattaatcTAAAAACTTACTCACTCATGGATTGAATACAAACAACAACTTAATATCCACAGACAAATGTCTCCACATAATCTTAATATTCATATCATCATCATACATACCAAGTAGAAAAAAATGTGCTATAGACCAATTATTTGCTAAGACAAATATGATAGAAGACAAACCAGAAAAAAtccaatcaaattaaaaattattggtcTTCAAAAATGtaacaattgaataaaaatcttattttataagtcagttttataaaattaagttaatcatttaatttatttcttagaTGATATCAAAGTCCTTTAAAATTCATATCAGTGAACTTTATTATTTGTTGGTTATTGAACTCTATGTATTTAAACAAAAACTTCATTTTCCCACTAATATAATATAGTGGATGACTCACAAATGAGTGTTATGCTTGTAATGAGCTCAGTCCAAAAGATGGAAGAATATTATGCATAtacaatttttatgattattgcAATGTAGATGCTAACAGCAATAAGTAGAAAACAAAGATgattaactaattctaatatgaATTTACAATGGAATGTGCCTGGTTAATTACAAATGCAGGAAATAATTCAGTACAGTACTTTTTAgaactgtttgatgaaaattctataaaatctaaaaatgaGAACTTTGGAGAATCAATGCATGAAATAACTATCGCCTGTcctaataaaatagaatatgcaatgagaatgaaagaaagGATTTTAAAAACGAAGGTTATGCATGAAAACTAAAACTGGGATTCTTCATTTCATCAGGAAGCAGTTCAGGGCAATTTCGTGTTTATGAATGAATGCTAATGCAGGTCTTATATAAGCAATgtaaagtataaataataaaaaatataataaagtatataataataaaaaatataataaagtatataataataaaaaataataaaataaaataaatttgttttgggGTTTTGTCTTAAAATTGTTggtgaataaataaataaatttatagttttatttatttattattttaataaagtataaatGAATAATTGTATTAAGTGGTATTgtaacatttaaatattattatctgaaaataaacaattataaatcttgatatttatagtttatataaatacttagtttttatataagaaaaatatatgattatgataattataagatttatatatatatatatatatatatatatatatatatatatatatatatatatatatatatatttatggtatgtattattattattattatatatgttattattgtaGTTAGTgatatacaaattatattttaaaaataaatgtgttGGTTGtcagttttatatatatatatatatatatatataattatagtttttatattattttattattgttataattattataaaagagggattgataatttaattagaaGGTTTTggataatttaattaaaaaatcgtATTAGTTAGAATttttatagaatatattatttatggacctaattagataatttaatttgaaaacgGAAGTATTTCAGTGTTCTGTAAAGTTGAACATATTTAGCATAATATTAGTTACaacacttctttttcttttaaagtggACAAGGAACATTTCCCTAGTCTACTCTTTGATAGAGCACAAGCATAAGATTGTAAATTTGTGATGGAATGGTTCATCATCATAAAGAATTGGTTAGGTAATTATGAATTGGTTAAGTAATTGATTAATGCttgaaatatattatcaaatacCTTTTAGCTTtctttaaaatgttttcttaattgtataaatatagCTTTGCTCTAACTTTTTTAAATGCAACTAATACTTTTGAGAAAACAAGagattgtattattttaattgaataagtGTTGTGATTTTCTTTTCGTGTGAATTTGTGCTAGATTCTTTCCTTTTCCTTGTTAACCGGAAGTATTTCAGTGTATATCCTATCATGAAATAAAAGGTTGATTTGGTTTGTATTGTCTTGGAGTCTTTCAAAGATAGAACATATTTCCTTGAGTGTATTGCACGATTGCAAGTAAAAGCAAAGAGAAGTTTGTCATGTGGCACAATATTTGATTAGAAAATTGTTgatgaataaataaatgattCGCGCAGTGGGAAAGGATTTTATAATTAGTATGAAGTCTGCTGAATTGATAGCAACCAAATATAAATTGTGATTGACGAGGCTAATGCCTtttttgattaaattataatttaagaatattAGAGAAGAACAAGTACGTAGTCGGTAAAAGGCCGATTGGACGAGGTATTTAGTTTGACGTGGAACATCTTGCTAGTAATAAAGAATGGTTCTTcaactaataaaaaatgaattggaGGTAAAGATGAATGATAAGCTAGACAAAGGGTTCATCCCTATAAATAGCAAAGCGCTGTGAGAAACAATCAATCAGCAAAAATCATAGAGAAATAGAGTGCAGAAGCAAAATGAAAAGTGTGTATTTCCTTGTGACAATCTTGGCTTTAACGTCGTCCATTGCCTCAGCCTATGATCCAAGCCCTCTGCAAGATTTTTGTGTGGCTTTGAATGACACAAAGAATGCTGGTACGtatatagaaataaattatttacataatgGGGTAagattattattagtattagagATTGAAAAGTTATTGTGGTGAATTTGCAGTATTTGTGAACGGAAAAGTTTGCAAAGACCCTAAAGCAGTGAAAGCAGAAGATTTCTTCAGACACGTGGAAGCTGGGAATACATCGAACCCACTTGGAGCACAAGTGAGTCAAGTGTTTGTTGATGAGCTAGCAGGATTGAACACACTTGGCATATCTATGGCTCGTATAGATTTTGCAGCAAAGGGTTTAAACGCTCCCCACACTCACCCTCGGGCCACAGAGATCCTTACTGTTGTTGAGGGAACTCTTTATGTTGGATTTGTGAGTTCCAATCAAGATGGCAACCGTCTCTTTACCAAAGTTTTGAACAAGGGTGATGTCTTTGTCTTCCCAATTGGTCTCATTCATTTCCAACTTAATGTCGGCTATGGCAATGCTGTTGCCGTCGCTTCTCTCAGCAGTCAAAATCCAGGAACTATCACTATTGCCAACGCTTTGTTTAAGTCCAATCCTTCTATTTCTTCTCAGGTTCTTACCAAAGCCTTCCAAGTTGATAAGAGCGTAATCGATTACCTTCAAAAGCAATTCTGGACTGACAACAACCACTAGTTCATTATTCATTCACTGTATTCATTTCCTCTTTCTAcccatatataatttctttatgcaataaataaaaattcttccCACTTAtatttgtatgttgtttctGCTTTATTTGGAGTTcgatttaatttgttatataagaTTAACATCCTTCTTTATGTGATTGAGAATGTCTTGAATCTTTGAATCGAAAGTGGGCTTACAACAATAAAACATGGAAGTTGAATGTATATCAGAGTGTAATAAGAAAGATTGAGAGTCACTATTATAGATAaatttttcaatcaaataactTCAACATAACCCTAATATGTAAtactataaattaaatatgttaagtTGCACTGAATTTCTTTTAGTTAGCTAGGAGATCATGGATAACCCTgaagattataaataaaacttgttTTATCCATGAGTAATGcagaatttatttaaaatatttacattttatttttaacctaaaaattaaaacttacacATATATTGAGTTATCTTGCGAGTTGTACTCATAGTTTCTGTCAACTTTTATTTATGTGTATTCGATTCTTACGAAAATcttttatcaaagaaaaatagtatatatttCTTCTCGAAAATTCACCTTAAATCGTTTAAAGAAGGAACATtcagttataataattttaataattgcGTCTGTTAATTAACTTGTTAACcttaaaattagaaagaaaaaaaaagaacttttcattctgataatttttttcagggttttaaattaatattttgcccaaataataataataataatattaatattaacataacgtagggtaataaaaaaaattaaaaccctGAATAAGCAAAGATGCTTTTAGGTAAAATTTAGAttgagttgaaagtgaatttctTACATTTTCACTGTTTTCTCATTTTCAATACTTACAATATATTCgttattatttttactctttaaaatgcattttaaatGGTGTATTAAAGAAATAACcaaaatataatacatattcAAAACTGCTTTAGATATGTCTCACCTTTTTGTTTTGGGTATCCATGGTGAAGTATGATTTCATCATACGCgttaacttaaatttatatatccACAGGGAATCATTTTGAATTAAGACCAAAACAAATATGCAGGAAGGAGTACAAAGTCAAAAGGTATATCTTAATACGTTAAATTTCGAAAGTAAATATGTGAAATAATTCGTATCACAAAGTGTGTAATATTGAGAAAAGGTCAAAACTAATCTTTGATTTAGTTAGCGGGCTTcccataataaaataatattaattacaacAATCGACTTAAAGTCAatggataaaataatattaatcacaacatttctttctctttttcaagtGGACAAGGAACATTTTCCTAGTCTACTCTTTGATCGAGCACAAGCATACGAATGTAAATTTGTGATGGAATGGTTCATCATCATAAATAATTGGTTAGGTTATTATGAACTGCAAAACCAATTCAATGCTTCATGCATCCTTATAAATAGCAACAATCCTCACAAGATATTATTACATATAgcagaaacaagaaaaaaaaaatgaaagttgtGTACTTGGTTCTTGCCATCTTGGCTTTGACATCCTCAGTTGTGTCTGCCTAATACCTCCAATCAAATGGAAATGGCCTCTTCACAGTACTGAACAAGGGTGATGTCTTTGTCTTCCCAATTGGTCTCATACATTACCAACTTTATGTTGGATACGGCAATGCTGTTGCAATTGCTGGTCTTAGTAGCCAAAATCCTGGAACTATCACAATCGCAGATGCTTTGTTTAAAGCTAATCCACCTATTTCTTCTGAGGTTCTCACCAAGGCTTTCCAGGTCGACAAGAGCACTATTGATTATCTTCAAAAGTAGTCTTGGTATGACAACGACTAATTGTGGATTGTGGATCCATCATTCCCAATGGTTAATTCACCAAGTGATCTTACTACTTGGCTTTAAGGTCATAAGTTCTCTTTCTTGGGCAATTTAAAGCAATGTGCCCATACCCTAAACAATTAAAACCTTTTATGGAACTTACCTTTGAGAAGTGGAGTGGTGGTGAGTGTGATCACTTGGGAACTTACTTCTAATCGGTGGTTCTTGGTGAGACCTAGAAGGAGatttatcatgtttttctttatctctaGAATGACAGTTTGGATGTGAAtagtattaattaaaattagaaataatagtTTGTAGAGGAGTGAAGTGTAGCACAATTGGTTAAAGCTTCTTGTTATGGGTTGGAGTTCCTGTGTTTGATTCTCGTTGTGTGTGTTGGATGTGTTTTAGTATGTTTTTGGTGTGGTTGTTTCAAGCTTGGGATGGTGTTTTCGAACTTTGGCCAGAACAAAAGTTTCTTTTAGGTTTTGCATTTCTTTAGAAGGTGAAAAGATGTAGGCAGATTCAATGTATCTAGACGCATGCACAAGGAGTAATATAGGTCATTAAGGTGAATTAAATGGTTGTTAGAGTGAATGcattgtagtttttttttgggttggagattttgttttgtttcaaaGTGCAAAAACAATCTACAGGATAGAACATGAGATTTAACGTGCTTTTGTTTGGAATTGGAGGTTTGGTTCAGTGTGTGAAGGAAAGCTAACAGATAAGCAgtgtagagaaaaaaaaaaaagggaaaaatcaAGAGCTTAATGGATGCATTATGTGCAGATAAGGTAAAGGGTGCTAACCTTAGTTCTTGTCTCGTATGGATTATGAGTATGATGAATGTAAGGGGAGTTGttcctttctttttgttttgtgtgATGATACATTGATCATGTGGTATTGGGTGTACAtctttgttgttgttggtgaTGTTTTTGTGTATGTGTACATCTTGTTGGTATGAGATAAatctttgtattttattattcatgGCCTAATTGCAAGAGAATAATGTCCAGGTATGTTTTTGATTCATTAGGTTGTGCATTTCAGATGTTTATTCTTTGCACTAGAGTGGTTATGGATAAATGATATGGTATTACGGGTTAATATGCTTGTTACCACTGGTTTACATAAATTGTATACGTGTTGTTTCTGTGCAGAAATTTCAATTTAGTAAAGATCATGTTTTGGTTATGTGGTGGATGGATGTCTATTGTTATAGTGTTTTTATGTCAATTATTGAATTGATGGGCTAATACATGATGATAGACATAATGCAGTGGTGTTTACTGGTGAGGAGTCAAGGTGACGGTATGTTACAGGGAAGAAAAGACATAGTGTTTGCCATTTTCTTGGTGATGATATCTCTTGATGTTTTGCATGAAAATGGGTTAAttcattgataaaattattGGTTTAAGCAGTGTGGGTGAGTTGTTGTGTATTATCATCTGCTTTCGTTAGCtaacccttacttgtttgtatTTGTGCGATTATTGTATAACTCATATTCTTATGCGGGAATCGATGTTGTTTCAGATAATGCTCGAGCTTCCTAGAGTTAGGAGAAACGCTAAGGAATCTTATGGATTTGTTTTATGTACTTGGAACAATTTAGTTTTAGGCTTAATAACTTAATTTGTCCCCAGTTTTGCTGAATTTTGTAAATTAGGTCACTTCTTTTAAAAGTGTGTCAAATTGGTTATCACTTAGTAAATTTTGCGTCAATGtcgtcccttccgttaaatatgcACAAAtgatttcaacattttttttctctcctctgcTCCTCTGTAACACCagatttttctctttcttttgtcaGTGCTATCTTTTCGTACTTTtgcaatataaaaaaaagtgtttccGCAACTTCGATTTTGATGGATTATAAGTTCTTTGAATTGCGTATGTTGGATGTAGAGTTGAAGAAGTCTCTGAACGCTGTTTTCACTTAGTTTGGAAAGATACTTGAGGTGTTAACttttaaaaccctaaaacacaAAGGTCAAGCTTGGTGGTCTTTGAGGAGGTCTCTTCTGCTTCCAAT
This sequence is a window from Vigna angularis cultivar LongXiaoDou No.4 chromosome 2, ASM1680809v1, whole genome shotgun sequence. Protein-coding genes within it:
- the LOC108328416 gene encoding germin-like protein subfamily 1 member 7, whose protein sequence is MKSVYFLVTILALTSSIASAYDPSPLQDFCVALNDTKNAVFVNGKVCKDPKAVKAEDFFRHVEAGNTSNPLGAQVSQVFVDELAGLNTLGISMARIDFAAKGLNAPHTHPRATEILTVVEGTLYVGFVSSNQDGNRLFTKVLNKGDVFVFPIGLIHFQLNVGYGNAVAVASLSSQNPGTITIANALFKSNPSISSQVLTKAFQVDKSVIDYLQKQFWTDNNH
- the LOC108326990 gene encoding uncharacterized protein LOC108326990 encodes the protein MGYLQFGRHGVRKIIRSRDISYDNVVVNPLLFASQGLRYKRKLQVILTTDIDKLGKAGDTVKVAPGYFRNHLMPKLLAFPNIDKFAYLLNEQRKIYQPTEEEKQEDLTVVKESKEDKMKDYERAALRLDKAKLVLRRLIDVQKAKSRESKADPLELRFAVTKDNLVAEVARQLCVNIAPDNLHLPSPLSTLGEYEVPLRLPISIPLPEGKLNWSLKVKIRSK